The Castanea sativa cultivar Marrone di Chiusa Pesio chromosome 11, ASM4071231v1 genome contains a region encoding:
- the LOC142616427 gene encoding uncharacterized protein LOC142616427, with translation MGITNILCQALQQHSQDLLNAMHLVSTTKSHIQKLRDDGWGPLLASVTSFCGQHEIHIPNLNACYTNARDRYRHQDKALTTIEHHLRIDIFTIAIDFQLQELNSRFCELIANLLTLNSTLNPKNAFRSFKIGDICNLVENYYPQDFTEQKMSFEASIATL, from the coding sequence ATGGGAATTACTAATATTCTTTGTCAAGCTTTGCAACAACATTCTCAGGATCTTTTAAATGCCATGCATTTAGTTTCAACTACAAAATCACATATTCAAAAGTTGAGAGATGATGGATGGGGGCCTTTACTTGCTAGTGTTACATCATTTTGTGGACAACATGAAATTCATATTCCTAATTTAAATGCTTGTTATACTAATGCTCGAGATAGATACCGTCATCAAGATAAAGCTTTGACAACAATAGAACATCATTTAAGAATTGACATATTTACAATTGCAATAGACTTTCAACTGCAAGAATTGAATAGTAGATTTTGTGAGCTAATAGCAAATCTTCTCACTCTTAATTCAACATTAAATCCTAAGAATGCTTTCAGATCATTCAAAATTGGTGATATTTGCAATTTGGTTGAAAATTATTATCCTCAAGATTTCACTGAGCAGAAAATGTCTTTTGAAGCGTCAATTGCAACATTATGA
- the LOC142616428 gene encoding uncharacterized protein LOC142616428, producing the protein MQNFAFSLTKPGISRRESMVIILRFVDKNSFIKERFFHIVHVRDTTALTIKKEICVVLSRYNLHIENIRGQGYDGASHMRGEWNVLKALFLNECPYAYYVHCMAHKLQLVLVTASREVKVVYQFFDHLTNIINIVVSSSMRNDESQYAQGIQIENMIASNEIETRRGANQIGTLQRAGYTHWGSHFQSICSLIKNFDATCKVISTIFEDNVVMSRELIMY; encoded by the coding sequence ATGCAAAATTTTGCCTTCTCGTTGACGAAACCCGGGATAAGTCGAAGAGAGAGCATGGTCATTATTTTGAGGTTTGTTGATAAAAATAGTTTCATTAAAGAGCGTTTCTTTCATATTGTGCATGTTAGAGATACTACTGCATTGACCATAAAGAAGGAGATATGTGTTGTCCTTTCTCGTTACAACCTCCACATTGAGAATATTCGAGGTCAAGGGTATGATGGAGCTAGTCATATGCGTGGTGAATGGAATGTATTAAAAGCTCTATTTCTTAATGAATGTCCATATGCTTATTATGTACATTGCATGGCTCATAAGTTGCAATTGGTTTTAGTTACAGCATCTAGAGAAGTAAAAGTTGTTTATCAATTCTTTGATCATTTGactaatattatcaatattgtcGTTAGTTCTAGTATGCGCAATGATGAATCGCAATATGCTCAGGGGATACAAATTGAGAATATGATTGCTTCTAATGAAATTGAGACTAGAAGAGGAGCAAACCAAATTGGTACTTTGCAACGAGCTGGATATACACATTGGGGATCTCATTTTCAATCTATTTGtagtttgataaaaaattttgatgcaaCTTGCAAAGTTATTAGTACTATCTTTGAGGACAATGTGGTGATGTCGAGGGAGCTTATCATGTATTAA